Proteins from a genomic interval of Colletotrichum higginsianum IMI 349063 chromosome 6, whole genome shotgun sequence:
- a CDS encoding Zinc knuckle, protein MSRDCPEGPKDTKSCYRCGQAGHISRDCPQGGNVGGGAGPSSSECYKCGEVGHIARNCPKSGGGYGGGFGGGAGGYGGGAGGYGGASQKTCYSCGGYGHMSRDCTNGSKCYNCGENGHFSRDCPKESSGGEKICYKCQQPGHVQSQCPNN, encoded by the exons ATGA GCCGTGACTGCCCCGAGGGCCCCAAGGACACCAAGTCCTGCTACCGCTGCGGCCAGGCTGGCCACATCAGCCGTGACTGCCCCCAGGGAGGCAAcgtcggcggtggtgccGGCCCCTCCAGCTCCGAGTGCTACAAG TGCGGTGAGGTCGGTCACATTGCCCGCAACTGCCCCAAGTCTGGTGGCggctacggcggcggcttcggtggcggtgctggtggctacggcggcggtgccggtggcTACGGCGGTGCCAGCCAGAAGACCTGCTACTCTTGCGGTGGCTACGGCCACATGTCTC GCGACTGCACCAACGGCTCCAAGTGCTACAACTGCGGCGAGAACGGCCACTTCTCCCGCGATTGCCCTAAGGAGTCTTCCGGTGGCGAGAAGATCTGCTACAAGTGCCAGCAGCCCGGCCACGTTCAGTCCCAGTGCCCCAACAACTAA
- a CDS encoding DNA repair protein/CtIP — MESWSPESRTAVQNAFNALRETISKEAQNAQGTEVEQRLKEDNRSRALLTDELEILRSRSAEVDRLEEENRKLRTKLLQFHQQTRSAESPYGSRSEYVSHDRGTVTDSKSAVNSEKDEELEQVLRESQKLRRKYNALDRNFKILKAEFKKRRDENKKWEEYATSLEAKLKSNEQYRGGSDEAARSTEAFLEPSRPEAGLASSFASDPGARPTTTYDTTKLTRRRSADPIAAASAASDDETRDLPLEDSTEEDTTESSKDADVLTLPPLRQPPKTDSDIRIKPEPSSDGPVVVSERFVGKRKHSDDSPAEQQGRRRIKIESSNPSAGPATSQLQQESMDLDEVGQKLSTPRKNRTLPDTLAASGQVDAGRARTTGPLLVRPDDTGTPTPRNAEPSAVLTPVNPNVRSVRPYEWKTLDKPNKKGLAHGIESLAEDGLAYKKTGRGEPAGGLFSTPQPPGRLKTLLNVPSPEQAPTIVRSAPRLRDTHRATDDGPHFPERRELPFSKDRRERLKEAPAGRKAHDENTENDTPRALGRNRSGATTPLPTVRGSLRTKPMASMRLEDFKVNPKFNGGSDYAYSEVVRGKDDRACLPGCVDMDCCGKQFRAMALAQRNNIDRTPASDAKLFEDYLGDRITITLGMSKAEKDELWIEAKTWQLANELGKHRHRYARRPSPPGFWNADFPTTQEVEDERSEAEKRERQLIQERYREAVRGGGRWVFRDE; from the exons ATGGAGAGCTGGTCGCCGGAAAGCCGGACGGCGGTTCAGAATGCTTTCAATGCCTTACGTGAAACCATCAGCAAAGAAGCCCAGAACG CTCAAGGAACAGAGGTCGAGCAGCGGTTGAAAGAGGACAACCGATCACGCGCACTGCTTACCGATGAGCTCGAAATACTAAGGTCTCGCTCCGCCGAGGTTGACCGTTTGGAGGAGGAGAATCGAAAGCTCCGGACGAAGTTGCTGCAATTCCACCAACAGACCCGGTCCGCCGAGTCGCCCTACGGCTCTCGTTCGGAGTATGTCTCCCATGATAGAGGCACCGTCACAGATTCTAAGTCAGCTGTGAATTCCGAGAAAGATGAAGAACTGGAGCAGGTCTTGCGCGAGAGTCAAAAGCTTCGTCGGAAATACAATGCGCTGGATCGCAATTTCAAGATCCTCAAGGCAGAGTTCAAAAAAAGGAGAGACGAGAATAAGAAATGGGAAGAGTACGCGACAAGTTTGGAAGCCAAATTAAAGAGCAATGAACAGTATCGAGGGGGATCAGACGAAGCCGCGCGCTCAACAGAAGCATTCTTAGAACCCAGTAGACCTGAGGCTGGTCTGGCCTCGAGCTTCGCTTCAGATCCTGGTGCAAGACCGACAACGACTTATGATACTACGAAGCTCACCAGAAGGAGAAGTGCCGATCCCAtcgctgctgcttctgctgcaaGCGATGACGAGACTCGAGATCTGCCTCTGGAGGACTCGACGGAAGAGGACACGACAGAGAGCAGCAAGGACGCCGATGTTCTCACACTTCCACCCCTGAGACAACCCCCCAAAACGGATTCCGATATTCGCATCAAACCAGAACCCTCCTCCGACGGTCCGGTTGTCGTGTCGGAGCGCTTTGTGGGCAAGAGAAAGCATTCGGACGACTCCCCCGCTGAGCAACAAGGGCGACGTCGAATCAAAATTGAGAGCTCGAATCCTTCTGCAGGACCTGCCACAAGTCAACTTCAACAAGAAAGCatggacctcgacgaggtcggccagAAGCTGAGTACGCCGAGGAAGAACAGAACATTGCCCGACACTCTTGCTGCGTCAGGACAGGTGGACGCTGGGAGAGCCAGAACGACGGGTCCTCTGCTTGTCAGACCTGACGATACGGgtacgccgacgccgagaaaCGCCGAACCATCAGCTGTTCTGACACCAGTCAACCCTAACGTCCGCTCGGTGCGGCCATACGAGTGGAAGACTTTGGACAAGCCGAACAAGAAAGGACTCGCCCATGGTATAGAAAGCCTGGCCGAGGATGGACTTGCCTATAAGAAAACAGGCCGTGGAGAGCCAGCCGGAGGACTGTTTAGCACACCACAGCCCCCTGGTCGGTTGAAAACGCTGTTAAACGTGCCATCTCCGGAGCAGGCTCCTACGATAGTACGATCAGCGCCGCGACTTCGTGATACGCATAGGGCGACAGACGATGGCCCTCACTTCCCGGAGCGGCGAGAGCTACCGTTTAGCAAGGATCGCCGAGAGAGATTGAAGGAAGCCCCTGCTGGCCGGAAAGCACACGATGAGAATACGGAAAATGATACTCCGCGTGCACTTGGTCGGAACCGTAGCGGGGCTACAACGCCATTGCCCACGGTCAGAGGATCGTTGCGAACCAAACCCATGGCGTCCATGCGCCTCGAGGATTTCAAGGTGAACCCCAAGTTCAACGGCGGCTCAGACTACGCATATTCGGAAGTAGTCAGGGGCAAAGACGACAGGGCTTGCTTACCTGGCTGTGTCGACATGGACTGCTGTGGTAAGCAATTCCGTGCCATGGCACTCGCCCAAAGGAACAATATCGATCGCACCCCGGCTTCGGACGCAAAACTATTCGAAGACTACCTCGGCGACAGAATCACGATAACATTGGGGATGTCCAAGGCGGAAAAAGACGAGCTATGGATCGAGGCCAAGACGTGGCAGCTTGCCAACGAGCTAGGCAAGCATCGTCACCGGTATGCCCGAAggccttctcctccaggGTTTTGGAACGCGGATTTCCCTACCACGCAGGAGGTAGAAGACGAGAGGTCTGAGGCCGAGAAAAGGGAAAGGCAGTTGATTCAAGAGAGGTATCGGGAGGCGGTTAGAGGTGGAGGGCGGTGGGTGTTCAGGGACGAATGA
- a CDS encoding Ubiquitin carboxyl-terminal hydrolase, translating to MNNRHLPAGQAMPGVGGAGGVDMGGGPGGGNRRRMQQQPTYAQYQQQQYQQQHMPMYPNYMNPYAAAPYYHQLPHQYQNGGMPSGYMHYQQQQPYVRSPQAMPQYVPMAGVSVPQPYTQPPQPSPALSTPYQPPPMPTAIPVQSPPPPPPPQPIEPTPEPSVVAPSVVASSVVSSSVVTPFAEPFHPSVPAAPIPQSPELPKQNKEFRAPPKLPWTPPDQAPFPRRAPKSRRRRRLMSANAQDLTLPVEQHEGALESNASASQLPAEASATEVRDTTPGSAVKAQSKKTAFWNSKDTDSESATLQADSLTSETPKESDRSATSVSNAGSPKANAPASDRAAPQTPKESARPTTSSSNVSASRPTVPIIPVVPVLPRSSPKETKPASISKSAEDPKQPATQETKSAEVAETTDATGAEQKVGDQPAAPVKAAPKTWSGLFSAAAAAASKSQPSADDPVAPAATNGAATNGDGAVNGGASSFSAGNTNTLAAAIQDFRVSNPAKVQFIEPRGLINTGNMCYMNSVLQVLLFCAPFYNFLDQVSKRAVHKFKSDTPVIDAMIMFMREFRVIDATDSVEKLRRKLKSEQLEQYGESFIPEFVYKAIQPLPAFASMRRGHQQDAQEFLGLILNAIDEECAQVMSAGGLANGSAETRPTSSAASAVESTDGAEGWFEVGSRQRAVETRSSGASSTTPITRLFSGQYRSELRRPGVKDSVTTEPFQSLQLDIGAPYIHNVVDAIKGLTVPERLQGDAAPMTKQTLIETLPPILILHLKRFKFDTEGTTKIGKKVGYPLDLQLPVEVLSKRRRNALVAEGAPMPKYRLIGVVYHHGKQANGGHYTVDVRRQDDNEWIRLDDTVIRRVRSEDVAEAGAEEEVKETGRSGPASRDASANRFGAMADEDEGDGWKEVTTSTRGGDKSGEKKWSAVANGNGLAPKGKSAKDNIKDNKVAYLLFYQRI from the exons ATGAACAATCGTCATCTGCCGGCTGGGCAAGCCATGCCGGGGGTTGGAGGTGCTGGAGGAGTTGATATGGGTGGCGGGCCTGGAGGAGGTAACAGGCGGAGgatgcagcagcaaccgACATACGCGCAgtatcagcagcagcaatacCAACAGCAGCACATGCCCATGTATCCGAACTACATGAACCCCtacgccgcggcgccgtACTACCATCAGCTGCCGCATCAATACCAGAACGGCGGCATGCCTTCAGGCTACATGCACtaccagcaacagcagcccTACGTTCGGTCACCACAGGCGATGCCTCAGTATGTTCCCATGGCCGGCGTCAGCGTTCCACAGCCGTACACCCAGCCGCCTCAACCGTCTCCTGCGCTGTCGACGCCGTACCAACCGCCTCCTATGCCCACTGCCATCCCTGTTCAgtcgcctcctccgcctcctccgcctcagCCCATTGAGCCGACTCCTGAGCCTTCGGTGGTTGCGCCTTCAGTTGTCGCCTCTTCAGTCGTTTCGTCTTCAGTTGTCACGCCTTTTGCCGAGCCTTTCCATCCTTCAGTACCTGCCGCCCCAATCCCGCAGAGTCCGGAGCTTCCTAAACAGAACAAGGAATTCCGGGCACCG CCAAAGCTCCCGTGGACGCCACCTGACCAGGCGCCGTTTCCGAGGAGAGCTCCCAAGTCaagacggcgaagaagatTGATGAGCGCAAACGCTCAAGATCTGACACTGCCCGTGGAACAACATGAAGGCGCGTTGGAGTCCAACGCTTCGGCCAGTCAGTTGCCCGCTGAGGCAAGTGCGACTGAGGTGCGTGATACGACGCCTGGCTCGGCAGTGAAGGCCCAATCCAAGAAGACGGCATTCTGGAACTCGAAGGACACCGACTCGGAGAGCGCCACTCTCCAAGCGGATTCCTTGACTTCTGAGACTCCTAAGGAGAGTGACAGATCGGCAACCAGTGTGTCAAACGCGGGAAGCCCTAAGGCAAATGCGCCTGCCTCAGACCGTGCCGCACCCCAGACACCCAAGGAAAGCGCGAGACCCACGACAAGCTCCTCCAACGTTTCTGCCTCTCGCCCTACTGTTCCCATCATCCCGGTTGTTCCCGTTCTTCCCAGAAGTAGCCCCAAGGAGACCAAGCCCGCTAGTATCAGCAAGTCTGCTGAAGATCCGAAGCAGCCCGCAACCCAGGAGACCAAGTCTGCAGAGGTAGCGGAGACAACAGATGCCACTGGTGCGGAGCAGAAGGTCGGTGACCAACCGGCGGCCCCCGTGAAGGCAGCCCCGAAGACGTGGAGCGGGCTCTTCTCTGCTGCGGCTGCCGCAGCTTCCAAGTCCCAGCCCAGTGCCGATGACCCTGTTGCTCCGGCGGCGACCAATGGAGCGGCCACGAATGGGGACGGTGCGGTCAACGGTGGTGCTTCCAGCTTTTCGGCGGGAAACACAAACActcttgctgctgctatCCAGGACTTCCGCGTCAGCAACCCTGCCAAGGTCCAGTTCATCGAGCCCAGAGGCCTCATCAATACCGGCAACATGTGCTATATGAATTCA GTTTTGCAAGTTCTCCTGTTCTGTGCGCCGTTCTACAACTTCCTGGACCAGGTCAGCAAGAGAGCCGTCCACAAGTTCAAAAGCGATACGCCCGTCATTGACGCCAT GATCATGTTCATGAGAGAGTTCCGGGTTATCGACGCAACCGATTCAGTCGAGAAACTTCGCCGCAAGCTCAAGAGCGAACAACTGGAGCAATACGGCGAATCGTTCATTCCGGAGTTTGTCTACAAGGCTATTCAGCCCCTCCCAGCGTTTGCGAGCATGAGG CGCGGTCACCAGCAAGATGCCCAGGAGTTCCTTGGCCTGATTCTGAATGCCATTGACGAAGAGTGCGCCCAGGTCATGTCAGCTGGTGGTCTCGCTAATGGCTCTGCCGAAACGAGGCCGACATCCTCTGCCGCCAGCGCTGTCGAGTCAACTGATGGCGCGGAGGGATGGTTTGAGGTTGGGTCCAGACAGCGGGCCGTTGAGACGCGCTCATCTGGGGCCAGCTCGACAACGCCCATCACTCGGCTTTTCAGTGGACAGTACCGCTCGGAGCTTCGTCGTCCTGGTGTCAAGGATTCGGTTACCACCGAACCCTTCCAGTCGCTGCAGCTTGACATCGGCGCTCCTTACATTCACAACGTTGTGGATGCCATCAAGGGTTTGACGGTGCCTGAGAGACTGCAAGGCGATGCTGCCCCTATGACGAAGCAGACGCTGATTGAGACGCTTCCCCCCATTCTTATCCTTCATCTCAAGCGCTTCAAGTTCGACACCGAGGGAACCACGAAGATCGGAAAAAAGGTTGGATACCCGCTTGACTTGCAGCTTCCGGTCGAGGTTCTTTCCAAAAGACGACGCAACGCGCTTGTTGCAGAGGGTGCGCCCATGCCAAAGTACAGACTGATCGGCGTCGTCTACCACCACGGCAAACAAGCCAACGGCGGCCACTACACGGTGGATGTGCGACGGCAAGACGACAACGAGTGGATCCGGCTTGATGATACGGTCATCCGACGGGTCCGTAGTGAAGATGTGGCTGaggccggtgccgaggaggaggtcaaggagaCTGGCCGATCCGGCCCTGCCTCTCGCGACGCATCGGCCAACCGGTTCGGTGCCATGgccgatgaggacgagggtgACGGTTGGAAGGAGGTCACGACATCTACCAGGGGCGGTGACAAGAGCGGTGAAAAGAAATGGAGCGCTGTCGCCAACGGTAATGGCCTTGCTCCCAAGGGCAAGTCGGCCAAGGACAACATCAAGGATAACAAGGTCGCGTATCTGCTATTCTACCAGCGCATCTGA
- a CDS encoding Cell division control protein — protein sequence MPNPSPPSSASSSVERQYHANGRAAVVASRERGSGTPRKEKQGPRESSALQDPGLKDYRLGECLGKGAFGSVYKAFNWGTGEAVAVKQIKLADLPKSELRMIESEIDLLKNLHHDNIVKYIGFVKSADCLNIILEYCENGSLHSICKSYGKFPENLVGVYTTQVLQGLQYLHDQGVIHRDIKGANILTTKDGKVKLADFGVSTSTLAGGQDKEAQVVGTPYWMAPEIIQLSGASPASDIWSVGCTVIELLQGKPPYHNLAAMPALFAIVNDDHPPLPEGISPASRDFLMQCFQKDPNLRVTARKLLRHAWIIGCRRSDAPVSKAPANFSQAVEEVKQWNKALKSSESSLRVSTGSDSGFPGMQGHPGARFGANEPHRPSLITQPKGPLALAKPRRTPEAFRSPELANDDNWDNDFATAISPSALHLPHLKPQDNFGGLLSADKLKAFASITDPRNDSESYDDDFEGELLTIKGPRQFADFELQEQTIRPMSRKKSDKYAEPMKQQQQQSQQLPAKSSPRKTTHSRNPSRPKSPSKPQLGPGRFEIPAPPDLAYREQNTEDYSDLFLENDSVFNDNELNPFVKKADSPQLFHPSDLTSLPRSTQSPVAGGSRRPPSAKLRPSVLPDRPMRRTRSSIEIQKFAEDEGDEDFSDIFGPEDAVTEREESDRGSEDGGLMVLSKYSNNSWLGDDEDEDDPFASMDPGWDEMDLEANIARDRHARLAGKVEGLVRSLKTSEGEEKLCELAEDLLALLWENTEIKDLILSAHGLLPILEILEPCTVKSRQQMILSLLKVVNTIILDDVEIQENLCFVGGIPIITKFAARQYSNEIRLEAAAFVRQMYQTSTLTLQMFVSAGGLNVLVEFLDEDFDDARDLVLIGVNGIWNVFELQGPTPKNDFCRIFSRSKILYPLALVLHRVLDEEGEDDLSELIEGRIVNIFYLFSQAENYVKEVVADRQVLKSVLKDLRRMTPNHQITMLKFIKNLSMLSTTIETLHTADAIEFLIDVLGYSMKKGHNHFREISNQVLNTLFNLCRLSKERQEDAAVGGIIPLLMKIMQTDRPPKEFALPILCDMAHSGSKGRRYLWQNKGLDFYVSLLADQYWQVTALDAIFIWLQEETAKVESHLLDGKFTDAIVACFHTNKVNSFDANLLEPLLKLLRLSPSISGSLAKPEMFAGIGQRLGHKKAVVRLNLLRLVRNIMDACDPEMLGMGNGSSSLNVKQVRSLFDAIQMLAEKDTAVLVRNLASELVKSHNESELYDMASERNGSSGSVASRRSGSGPRRKSSYTPPGLHHAMSMPATPTQPQSRHHRLSQIPPGSGGAYIEVAASPRRTAVQEREAILYRPRSRDGATSIPRRVSGEMSSSMPTGPSSGKSRLPRHSFARPSSSSGQPPLVRSESSLSNKENMGRTTSAISAPAAASPALPTSMANKRRSRAPSSDVKWSS from the exons atgcCCAATCCTTCGCCaccatcctcggcctcctcatCTGTCGAGCGCCAGTACCATGCAAACGGCAGGGCGGCCGTGGTCGCCTCCCGCGAGAGGGGCTCGGGAACACCGCGAAAGGAAAAACAGGGCCCAAGGGAGAGTTCTGCGCTGCAGGACCCTGGTTTGAAAGATTAT CGCTTAGGAGAGTGCCTCGGAAAGGGAGCTTTCGGGTCCGTCTACAAGGCATTCAATTGGGGAACCGGCGAAGCTGTCGCCGTTAAGCAGATCAAGCTCGCTGACCTGCCCAAGAGCGAGCTGCGCATGATCGAG TCTGAAATCGATCTTTTGAAAAACTTGCAT CATGACAACATTGTCAAGTACATTGGCTTCGTCAAGTCGGCCGACTGTCTCAACATCATTCTGGA GTACTGCGAGAACGGCTCTCTTCACTCGATATGCAAGTCATACGGCAAGTTTCCTGAGAATTTAGTCGGCGTCTACACGACCCAGGTCTTGCAGGGCTTGCAGTACCTTCATGACCAGGGAGTCATTCATAGGGATATCAAAGGAGCCAATATTCTCACgaccaaggacggcaaggtcaAACTCGCGGATTTTGGAGTCTCGACAAGCACTCTCGCTGGAGGACAGGACAAGGAGGCCCAGGTTGTCGGCACTCCTTACTGGATGGCGCCCGAGATCATCCAGCTTTCCGGCGCCAGCCCTGCGTCTGATATCTGGAGTGTGGGGTGTACCGTCATCGAGCTGTTGCAGGGCAAGCCGCCGTACCACAACCTTGCCGCCATGCCCGCGCTtttcgccatcgtcaacgacGACCATCCCCCGTTACCTGAGGGCATCTCACCG GCGTCTCGGGACTTTTTGATGCAATGTTTCCAGAAAGACCCCAACCTGAGAGTGACGGCGAGAAAACTCTTACGGCACGCGTGGATCATCGGATGCCGAAGAAGCGACGCACCCGTTTCCAAGGCCCCAGCTAATTTCAGCCAAGCGGTGGAGGAGGTAAAACAGTGGAACAAGGCCCTCAAGTCCTCCGAGAGCTCACTAAGAGTGTCCACCGGTTCCGACAGCGGATTTCCTGGCATGCAAGGCCATCCTGGCGCAAGATTTGGCGCCAATGAACCGCACCGGCCGAGCCTGATCACTCAGCCCAAGGGGCCTTTGGCCCTCGCGAAGCCGAGAAGGACCCCCGAAGCCTTCAGATCTCCCGAGCTTGCTA ACGACGACAACTGGGACAACGACTTCGCGACGGCCATCTCACCAAGCGCACTGCACTTGCCTCACCTTAAGCCCCAGGACAACTTTGGTGGTCTGCTCTCTGCCGACAAACTCAAGGCCTTCGCTTCAATTACAGACCCTCGAAACGATTCTGAGAGCTACGATGACGACTTTGAGGGTGAGCTGTTGACGATCAAGGGGCCCCGGCAGTTCGCCGACTTTGAGCTTCAGGAGCAAACAATACGTCCAATGTCCCGCAAGAAGAGTGACAAGTACGCAGAACCCATgaaacaacagcagcagcaatcACAACAACTGCCGGCAAAGTCCAGCCCGCGAAAGACGACGCATTCCAGAAATCCTTCCCGCCCCAAATCCCCCAGCAAGCCTCAGCTTGGCCCTGGCAGATTTGAGATCCCCGCTCCCCCAGACCTGGCGTACAGAGAACAGAATACCGAAGACTACTCGGATTTGTTCCTTGAAAACGACAGTGTCTTCAACGACAACGAACTGAACCCATTTGTCAAGAAG GCCGATTCTCCTCAGCTCTTTCATCCTTCGGATCTTACAAGTCTGCCTCGTTCGACACAGTCACCCGTGGCAGGGGGCTCAAGGCGGCCACCTAGCGCGAAACTGCGCCCCTCCGTATTGCCAGATCGCCCAATGCGAAGAACCAGGTCGTCCATCGAGATACAAAAGtttgccgaagacgagggcgacgaggacttcTCTGACATCTTCGGACCCGAGGATGCGGTCAcagagagggaagagagcGACAGGGGCTcggaggacggcggcctgATGGTGCTCTCGAAATATTCGAACAACTCGTGGctgggcgatgacgaggacgaagacgacccCTTTGCTTCCATGGATCCAGGGTGGGACGAGATGGATTTGGAAGCAAATATTGCCAGGGACAGACACGCGAGACTGGCAGGCAAGGTCGAAGGACTCGTGCGCTCCCTGAAGACCTCGGAAGGCGAAGAGAAGCTTTGCGAGCTGGCCGAAGACTTG CTTGCCTTGCTTTGGGAGAATACCGAGATAAAAGACTTGATTCTCAGTGCTCATGGTCTGCTGCCCATTCTGGAAATTCTTGAGCCTTGCACGGTCAAGAGCAGGCAACAGATGATCCTGTCACTTTTGAAGGTCGTCAATACT ATCATTCTGGACGATGTCGAGATCCAGGAGAATCTTTGCTTCGTCGGTGGCATTCCGATCATCACTAAATTTGCAGCCCGCCAATACTCCAACGAAATCAGGCTGGAAGCAGCCGCTTTCGTACGCCAGATGTACCAGACTTCCACATTGACTCTGCAAATGTTTGTCAGCGCTGGTGGTCTGAACGTGCTTGTCGAGTTCTTGGATGAAGACTTTGATGATGCGCGAGACCTCGTCCTGATCGGCGTTAATGGCATCTGGAACGTCTTTGAGCTTCAAGGACCTACTCCGAAGAACGATTTCTGCCGCATCTTCTCGAGAAGCAAGATCCTGTACCCGCTTGCTCTGGTGCTCCATAGAGTGctcgacgaagagggcgaagacgatCTTTCCGAGCTCATCGAGGGGCGAATTGTCAACATATTCTACCTATTTTCCCAGGCTGAAAACTACGTCAAGGAGGTTGTCGCTGACCGACAAGTATTGAAGA GCGTTTTGAAGGACTTGCGACGAATGACGCCGAACCACCAGATCACGATGCTCAAGTTCATTAAGAACCTCTCGatgttgtcgacgacgataGAAACGCTCCACACCGCTGACGCCATTGAGTTCCTGATTGATGTTCTTGGCTACAGTATGAAAAAGGGGCATAATCACTTCCGAGAGATATCCAACCAAGTTTTGAACACCTTGTTCAACCTGTGTCGCCTGAGTAAGGAGCGTCAGGAAGACGCAGCCGTTGGCGGCATCATCCCCCTGCTCATGAAGATCATGCAGACCGATCGCCCTCCAAAGGAGTTCGCCTTGCCTATACTGTGCGATATGGCGCACTCGGGGAGCAAGGGCCGAAGATATCTGTGGCAAAATAAGGGGCTGGATTTCTATGTCTCTCTTCTGGCGGACCAATACTGGCAGGTCACGGCACTGGACGCTATCTTTATCTGGCTTCAAGAGGAAACAGCAAAAGTTGAAAGCCATCTTCTGGATGGGAAGTTTACAGACGCGATTGTCGCCTGTTTCCATACTAACAAAGTCAACTCATTCGACGCCAACCTCTTGGAGCCTCTGCTGAAGCTTCTGCGGCTGAGCCCTTCCATTTCAGGATCGCTTGCGAAACCCGAGATGTTTGCTGGCATTGGTCAGAGACTGGGCCACAAAAAGGCCGTCGTTAGACTTAACTTGCTACGTTTGGTGCGCAACATCATGGACGCCTGTGACCCAGAGATGCTGGGCATGGGCAATGGTAGCAGCTCTTTGAACGTCAAGCAAGTCAGATCTCTGTTCGACGCCATCCAAATGTTGGCAGAGAAAGACACGGCTGTGCTCGTTCGCAACCTGGCGTCAGAGTTGGTCAAGTCGCACAACGAGAGCGAGCTATACGACATGGCCTCGGAACGCAACGGGTCGTCTGGGTCGGTGGCATCCCGACGCTCGGGATCCGGGCCCAGGCGGAAATCTTCATACACGCCGCCAGGCCTTCATCACGCAATGTCGATGCCTGCCACGCCCACGCAGCCACAGtcccgtcatcatcggctATCTCAAATACCACCAGGATCCGGCGGCGCGTACATCGAGGTGGCCGCAAGCCCACGGCGGACGGCTGTGCAGGAGCGGGAGGCCATTCTTTACCGCCCACGTAGCAGAGACGGGGCCACGAGCATTCCCAGACGGGTGAGCGGCGAGATGTCGTCAAGCATGCCTACCGGGCCATCATCAGGAAAAAGCAGATTGCCTCGCCATTCGTTCGCGAGACCTAGCAGCTCGTCCGGACAGCCTCCACTGGTGAGGTCAGAGAGTTCCTTGTCAAATAAAGAGAACATGGGCAGAACCACTTCGGCCATATCAGCACCTGCGGCAGCATCGCCAGCTCTTCCGACGAGCATGGCTAACAAACGGCGAAGCAGGGCTCCGAGCTCGGACGTCAAGTGGTCTTCATAG
- a CDS encoding Dihydrofolate synthetase: protein MAMKGISLGLHRISRALEGVPQKWDAIHVAGTNGKGTTCTYLAALCRSFGISNGLFTSPYLVEPRDAIKINGVPVQQDIYNDVRRKILDDEQARLSQDASQEALTIFEVTTLIAFGVFGRADVQMGLVEVGLGGRLDSTNALKRKKVTVITKIGLDHQAFLGNTLPEIAKEKAGIMMAGVPCVVDGSNPPEVLEVFRQHAASVSAPLHLTTNQTGLLETLYRSELMPHQAQNMACAITAFQLAYPHLDLSVEKALPILKDITHLGRLSWLELGEKYPSRKGNPILIDGAHNPQSAETLSTYVERRLRDADKPVTWIVSVSKQDGKDAGGMLRTLLRPGDSVACVPFSKRETMPWVEPLPLDTLREMASNAGAKEIFMGEGGLEAATQWAVDTARDGPVVLTGSLYLVGDAYRILS, encoded by the coding sequence ATGGCAATGAAGGGCATCAGCCTAGGCCTGCACCGCATATCCAGGGCTCTCGAAGGCGTCCCGCAGAAGTGGGATGCCATCCACGTTGCCGGGACCAACGGCAAGGGCACCACCTGCACGTACCTTGCGGCCCTCTGCCGGTCCTTCGGCATATCCAACGGCCTTTTCACCTCACCTTACCTTGTCGAGCCGCGCGACGCCATCAAGATCAATGGCGTCCCTGTCCAGCAAGACATCTACAACGACGTCCGACGTAAGAtcctggacgacgagcaggccCGTTTATCACAAGATGCATCGCAGGAAGCCCTAACCATCTTCGAGGTGACGACCCTCATCGCCTTTGGCGTTTTTGGCCGCGCCGACGTGCAGATgggtctcgtcgaggtcggccttggcggGCGACTCGACTCAACAAACGCCCTCAAGCGGAAGAAGGTCACCGTCATCACCAAGATCGGCCTCGACCACCAGGCCTTCCTCGGCAACACCCTACCCGAGatcgccaaggagaaggccggcATTATGATGGCCGGTGTCCCGTGCGTCGTCGACGGTAGCAACCCGCCCGAAGTCCTCGAGGTCTTCCGGCAGCACGCGGCAAGTGTCTCGGCACCGCTGCACCTCACCACAAATCAGACCGGCCTGCTGGAGACCCTGTATCGATCCGAATTAATGCCTCACCAGGCCCAGAATATGGCATGCGCCATCACAGCTTTTCAGCTTGCTTACCCGCATCTGGACCTCTCCGTCGAGAAGGCATTGCCGATCTTGAAGGACATCACACATCTGGGCAGGCTGTCCTGGTTGGAACTCGGCGAGAAGTATCCGTCACGAAAAGGGAACCCCATTCTCATTGACGGGGCTCATAACCCGCAGTCGGCCGAGACTCTGTCCACGTACGTCGAGCGACGCCTGCGGGATGCAGACAAACCCGTTACGTGGATCGTATCGGTCTCTAAACAGGACGGAAAGGACGCTGGAGGCATGCTCCGCACCTTGCTGAGGCCCGGCGACAGTGTCGCTTGCGTACCTTTCTCCAAACGAGAGACCATGCCCTGGGTTGAACCCTTGCCGCTGGACACCTTAAGGGAAATGGCATCAAATGCAGGCGCGAAGGAGATTTTCATGGGTGAGGGAGGCCTTGAGGCGGCCACTCAATGGGCTGTCGATACTGCGAGAGACGGACCTGTTGTTTTGACTGGGAGCCTTTATCTGGTTGGAGATGCCTACAGAATTCTGTCATGA